The following DNA comes from Syntrophorhabdaceae bacterium.
ATCGTCCACCGGTCTTTACGCCCGCCTGAACTCCTCAGACTTCATCTGCTCCTTAAAGTACTTCTCCGTAATGCTCATGGCTCGCCCTTCGCCTTCTCCACAAACGTTGTCACGTCGATGATCTCTATCCCGCGGAACCGTTTGACGTTCCGGAGATGGGGATCTCTTGACACGATGTAGTCGGCCTCCGCTTCCATCGCGCAGGCAAGGAACATATCGTCGGTCGGATCATCTTTGATTTTGCGGATCGTATAACTGCCCTCGGTGATCAATGCCTTCTCCAGCACCATGCCCATGAACTGCTCGATGTCTTCCAGTTCAGGCTTGAACTGCTTTGAGATGCGGGGATAATGGAGCACGCGATACAACTCGGCAAGGATCTCTTTTGTCGTGCACAGGATGAAGCTCCCGTCGGCGATCATGTCTCGCAGTTCCCTGGCCAGCCCCTCTTTGGCAAAGGCCACGCTGACCATGACGCTGGTGTCGATGACCGCCTTAATTGGTGCGGGCATGGGCCTTTGATCTGACGGCACTCACCGCTTCGTCAATCACCTTATCTATCTCATCCTGAGAGTAGCCCTTTGCGCCTTTGGCGAGCCGGTCCGTGATCTCTCTGAACCGCTGCGACCATGGCTTCTCAAGCCTGGGCTTGAGCATTTTATTCACCTGATGCTTCACGATAACCCCCTCGAGGATCCTTTTGACGGCCTCCCGGTCTTCCTGATCGA
Coding sequences within:
- a CDS encoding putative toxin-antitoxin system toxin component, PIN family — protein: MPAPIKAVIDTSVMVSVAFAKEGLARELRDMIADGSFILCTTKEILAELYRVLHYPRISKQFKPELEDIEQFMGMVLEKALITEGSYTIRKIKDDPTDDMFLACAMEAEADYIVSRDPHLRNVKRFRGIEIIDVTTFVEKAKGEP